The Chlorogloeopsis sp. ULAP01 genome window below encodes:
- a CDS encoding DUF6761 family protein produces MLQDTQTIRYYQRLTDAFVELWNRGYRTDDMRMYLDGYLAALRHSNAIEPYLIHRLEEEATRYLYDVSNFTMTQPEPEPDYYK; encoded by the coding sequence ATGCTCCAAGACACACAAACCATCCGCTATTACCAAAGATTAACCGACGCCTTCGTCGAGTTGTGGAATCGCGGTTATCGCACTGATGATATGCGGATGTATTTGGATGGTTATCTAGCCGCGCTGCGACACAGTAATGCCATTGAACCTTATTTGATCCATCGTCTAGAGGAGGAAGCTACCCGCTATTTATATGATGTGTCAAATTTTACAATGACGCAACCTGAACCTGAACCAGATTACTATAAGTGA
- the grxD gene encoding Grx4 family monothiol glutaredoxin: MTPELKERIDNLVKENKILVFMKGTKLMPMCGFSNNVVQILNTLGVPFETVNILDDYEIRQGIKEYSNWPTIPQVYINGQFIGGSDIMIELYQKGELQQMVEVALAS; this comes from the coding sequence ATGACACCAGAACTCAAAGAGCGAATTGACAATTTAGTAAAAGAAAACAAGATTTTAGTTTTCATGAAGGGAACTAAGTTAATGCCTATGTGCGGCTTCTCCAACAATGTTGTACAGATTTTAAACACATTAGGAGTTCCCTTTGAAACCGTTAATATTCTAGATGACTACGAAATCCGTCAGGGAATTAAAGAATACTCCAACTGGCCCACAATTCCCCAAGTTTATATCAACGGTCAATTCATTGGTGGTTCAGATATTATGATTGAACTTTACCAAAAAGGCGAATTGCAACAAATGGTAGAAGTGGCTCTAGCTTCGTAA
- a CDS encoding BolA family transcriptional regulator: MISPQQIETMIKAELPDAQIQVQDLTGGGDHYQVTVVSSQFAGKGLVQQHQLVYGALQQAMSTEAIHALALKTYTPEAWQSSQ, encoded by the coding sequence ATGATTAGTCCGCAGCAGATTGAAACAATGATCAAGGCGGAACTGCCAGACGCCCAGATTCAGGTGCAAGACTTGACTGGTGGCGGCGATCACTATCAAGTCACAGTAGTTTCATCGCAGTTTGCAGGTAAAGGATTAGTGCAACAACACCAGTTGGTTTATGGTGCGCTACAACAAGCGATGTCCACTGAAGCAATCCATGCCTTGGCGCTAAAAACCTATACTCCTGAAGCTTGGCAAAGCAGTCAATAG
- a CDS encoding S8 family serine peptidase: protein MNDRLNSSEVSSVGVSTTSLGLILQRGGEELILEKVSDRFTIRPVDNISPQQLSQANWGSWCRSIPKAKLALFAVAPTQLDRAMAGARASQNVAFASHVYQIKDNPTAKVYLTDQITIQFASWVDTATINAITTKFGLVQVKSVPTLANTFVFLVSEQATENPIKITNHLISLPEILVAEPNIIVHQQHHYQPRDPLYPQQWYLNHKGGNQLANGSHISVENAWDITRGVRSVVVAVVDDSFDLNHPDFQGSGKIVAPRDFKENDFLPLPDEQETSHGTACAGIALAEENGTGIAGVAPGCALMPIRTTGFLDDESIEAIFDWATEKGASIISCSWGASAIYFPLSLRQRTAITRAATKGRNGKGCVILFAAGNANRPINGIVYEQGWEKNIIKGNTKWLSGFAVHPDVIAVAASTSLNKKAAYSNWGSNISVCAPSNNASPGMWFQETGYIYTQPAIATAISGRGMFTTDQVGAAGYDSSNFTDNFGGTSSATPVVAGVAALILSVNPDLSAKQVKRILEETADKIVDLDADAQLGLRYGSYDENGHSQWFGYGKVNALRAVQAAQQLRTAMISATRQIGGHNHNQVLIPDNDPQGIKSAIAISDSSLVKDIQVSVNITHDFLGDLEIYLIAPNNHLVLLQNRTLGRRSELQATYTVQSHPILQQLLSLPANGRWQLWMIDHVSQDVGRLNNWELALGI from the coding sequence ATGAACGATCGCCTAAATTCCTCTGAGGTTTCTTCTGTTGGAGTATCCACAACTAGTCTGGGGTTGATTTTACAACGTGGTGGCGAAGAATTGATATTAGAAAAAGTGAGCGATCGCTTTACCATTCGTCCTGTTGATAACATTTCCCCTCAACAATTATCCCAAGCAAATTGGGGCAGTTGGTGTCGCAGTATCCCCAAAGCAAAACTGGCTTTATTCGCCGTTGCACCCACCCAACTAGACAGAGCTATGGCTGGAGCGCGTGCTTCTCAAAATGTGGCATTTGCCAGTCATGTTTACCAAATCAAAGATAATCCTACAGCGAAAGTTTATTTAACTGACCAAATTACAATTCAATTTGCTTCCTGGGTAGATACTGCCACTATTAATGCCATTACCACAAAATTTGGCTTAGTCCAAGTTAAATCTGTTCCTACTCTTGCCAATACTTTTGTTTTTTTAGTTAGTGAACAAGCTACAGAAAATCCAATCAAAATTACCAATCATTTGATTTCATTGCCAGAGATTTTAGTTGCTGAACCGAATATCATTGTTCATCAACAACATCATTACCAACCGCGAGATCCTCTCTATCCGCAGCAATGGTATCTCAATCATAAAGGCGGTAATCAATTGGCTAATGGTTCTCATATTTCTGTAGAAAACGCTTGGGATATTACTCGCGGTGTTCGTTCTGTGGTGGTGGCAGTGGTAGACGATTCTTTTGATTTAAACCACCCAGATTTTCAAGGTAGTGGGAAAATTGTTGCTCCCAGAGATTTCAAAGAAAATGACTTTTTGCCCTTACCTGACGAGCAAGAAACTAGCCACGGTACAGCTTGCGCGGGAATAGCATTGGCAGAAGAAAATGGTACGGGCATTGCTGGAGTTGCTCCTGGTTGTGCTTTGATGCCCATTCGTACTACTGGCTTTTTAGATGATGAATCTATCGAGGCGATTTTCGATTGGGCGACTGAAAAAGGGGCTAGTATAATTTCTTGCAGTTGGGGAGCATCAGCAATTTACTTCCCATTGTCCTTGCGCCAACGTACTGCTATTACTCGTGCTGCCACTAAAGGACGTAATGGTAAGGGCTGTGTGATTTTATTTGCTGCGGGGAATGCCAATCGTCCAATTAATGGCATCGTATACGAACAGGGATGGGAAAAAAATATTATTAAAGGTAATACCAAATGGTTAAGTGGATTTGCGGTACACCCAGATGTCATTGCGGTGGCTGCTTCCACTAGTTTGAATAAAAAAGCTGCTTACAGTAATTGGGGAAGTAATATTTCAGTTTGTGCGCCTAGTAACAACGCTTCACCAGGGATGTGGTTTCAAGAAACAGGTTATATCTATACCCAGCCTGCGATCGCCACAGCAATTTCTGGGCGAGGTATGTTCACTACCGATCAGGTAGGGGCTGCTGGCTATGATTCGAGCAACTTTACTGATAACTTTGGCGGAACTTCCAGTGCTACTCCCGTAGTTGCAGGTGTAGCAGCACTGATTTTATCTGTGAATCCTGACTTGAGTGCCAAACAAGTAAAACGCATTCTGGAAGAAACTGCTGATAAAATTGTTGACCTTGATGCTGATGCCCAATTAGGTTTACGTTATGGCAGTTACGATGAGAACGGTCATTCCCAATGGTTTGGTTATGGGAAGGTGAATGCTTTGCGGGCAGTGCAAGCAGCACAACAGCTAAGAACAGCCATGATCAGCGCTACCCGGCAAATCGGAGGACACAATCATAATCAGGTTTTAATTCCAGATAACGATCCACAAGGAATTAAAAGCGCGATCGCTATTTCTGACTCTAGTCTGGTAAAAGATATTCAGGTAAGCGTTAACATTACTCACGATTTTTTAGGCGATCTAGAGATTTATTTGATTGCTCCGAACAATCATCTTGTATTACTGCAAAATCGCACTTTAGGACGCCGCAGCGAATTACAAGCTACTTACACAGTACAATCACACCCAATCCTCCAGCAGTTACTGTCTTTGCCAGCCAATGGGCGTTGGCAATTGTGGATGATTGATCACGTATCGCAAGATGTAGGCAGACTGAATAACTGGGAATTAGCTTTGGGAATTTAG
- a CDS encoding 1-acyl-sn-glycerol-3-phosphate acyltransferase — protein MELHSSDYTSQNILASTQVNTKVASTTSWVSPWLTPLAYLLGYNFLPLFFGQIQITGKENIPFTGPVIFAPTHRSRWDAILVPYVAGRWITGRDLRYMVTITECQGLQGWFVRRMGGFPVDIKHPSVTTLRHGVQILQQKEPLVIFPEGGIFRDGKVHPLKPGIARLALTAESSYPELGVKIVPIGINYSDPYPRWGTNVSIHIGSPIQVADYISGKSKQDAKRLTSDLDKALKLLSHDESAIATHTFAEMPNS, from the coding sequence ATGGAACTTCACTCATCCGACTATACCAGTCAGAACATATTAGCCAGCACCCAAGTAAATACGAAGGTGGCTTCTACTACCTCATGGGTTTCTCCTTGGTTAACTCCTTTAGCTTATCTTTTAGGGTATAATTTTTTGCCTTTATTCTTTGGGCAAATTCAAATTACTGGAAAAGAAAATATTCCCTTCACTGGCCCTGTAATCTTTGCTCCTACTCATCGTTCTCGTTGGGATGCAATACTTGTACCCTACGTAGCAGGACGCTGGATTACAGGACGAGACTTGCGTTATATGGTGACTATTACTGAGTGCCAAGGATTACAAGGCTGGTTTGTTCGCCGGATGGGAGGGTTTCCTGTAGATATCAAACACCCATCAGTTACGACTTTGCGTCATGGTGTTCAAATACTTCAGCAAAAAGAACCCCTAGTGATATTCCCAGAAGGTGGTATTTTTCGAGATGGAAAAGTACACCCTTTAAAGCCTGGAATTGCTCGTTTGGCTTTGACTGCTGAATCTAGCTATCCAGAACTAGGAGTGAAAATAGTTCCTATCGGTATCAACTACAGCGATCCTTATCCGCGTTGGGGTACTAATGTCAGCATTCACATCGGTTCACCTATTCAAGTAGCAGATTATATAAGTGGTAAAAGCAAACAAGATGCCAAGCGCCTGACTAGTGATTTAGACAAGGCACTTAAACTATTAAGCCATGATGAATCGGCGATCGCTACTCATACATTTGCTGAGATGCCCAATTCTTGA
- the tadA gene encoding tRNA adenosine(34) deaminase TadA produces MSLKYTEYLIHRQWMDRAIELAEQAGNAGEVPVGAVIIDSFGEAIAEGENRKERDQDPTAHAEIIALRAAASKLKTWRLNQCTLYVTLEPCPMCAGAIIQARIGLLVYGLDDPKTGAIRTVANIPDSAVSNHRLRVIGGIQESACRQQLQSWFANLRHQTD; encoded by the coding sequence ATGTCACTCAAATACACAGAATATCTTATACATCGCCAATGGATGGATCGCGCCATAGAATTAGCAGAGCAAGCTGGGAATGCAGGTGAAGTTCCTGTCGGTGCTGTAATTATTGATTCTTTTGGGGAAGCGATCGCAGAAGGCGAAAATAGAAAAGAACGCGACCAAGATCCAACAGCTCATGCGGAGATAATTGCCCTGAGGGCAGCCGCTAGTAAGTTAAAAACTTGGCGTCTAAATCAATGTACTCTCTATGTTACTCTTGAACCTTGTCCGATGTGCGCAGGTGCAATTATTCAAGCCCGGATTGGGCTTTTGGTTTATGGGTTAGATGACCCCAAAACAGGCGCTATTCGTACTGTTGCCAATATTCCTGACAGTGCGGTTTCTAATCACCGTTTGCGTGTAATTGGAGGCATTCAAGAATCTGCTTGTCGTCAGCAATTGCAAAGCTGGTTTGCTAATCTGCGACATCAAACAGACTAA
- the grxC gene encoding glutaredoxin 3: MLDFLNPLLNRHPERVKANVEIYTWQTCPYCIRAKMLLWWKGVKFTEYKIDGNEAARAKMAERANGRRTVPQIFINNQHIGGCDDIYELDTKGQLDNLLAQPAL; this comes from the coding sequence ATGCTGGACTTTCTCAATCCTCTTCTCAATCGCCATCCAGAACGTGTCAAAGCCAATGTTGAGATTTACACTTGGCAAACCTGCCCTTACTGCATCCGTGCCAAGATGCTGTTGTGGTGGAAGGGTGTCAAGTTTACCGAATATAAGATTGATGGCAACGAAGCAGCGAGAGCAAAAATGGCAGAACGTGCCAACGGACGCCGCACTGTACCGCAAATTTTCATTAACAATCAACACATTGGTGGCTGTGATGACATCTATGAGTTAGATACAAAAGGTCAACTTGACAATCTTTTAGCCCAGCCAGCACTTTAA
- the glpX gene encoding class II fructose-bisphosphatase has product MENTLGLEIIEVVEQAAIASARWMGKGEKNTADQVAVEAMRERMNKIYMRGRIVIGEGERDDAPMLYIGEEVGICSSPDAKDFCNPDELIEIDIAVDPCEGTNLVAYGQPGSMAVLAISEKGGLFAAPDFYMKKLAAPPAARGKVDINKSATENLKILAECLDRSIEELVVVVMKRERHNDLIKEIREAGARVQLISDGDVGAALSCGFAGTNIHALMGIGAAPEGVISAAAMRALGGHFQGQLIYDPAIVKTGLIGESKEANLDRLKSMGINDPDKVYDAHELASGETVLFAACGITTGNLIQGVRFFHGGARTQSLVISNQSKTARFVDTIHMFDEPKSLQLH; this is encoded by the coding sequence GTGGAAAATACTCTTGGGTTAGAGATTATTGAGGTAGTTGAGCAAGCCGCGATCGCTTCTGCTCGTTGGATGGGCAAGGGCGAAAAAAATACTGCTGATCAAGTAGCTGTAGAAGCTATGCGGGAGCGGATGAATAAAATCTATATGCGCGGTCGCATTGTGATTGGGGAAGGTGAACGCGATGATGCCCCTATGCTCTATATCGGGGAAGAAGTCGGTATTTGTAGCAGTCCGGATGCCAAGGACTTTTGTAACCCAGATGAATTGATTGAAATTGATATCGCTGTTGACCCCTGTGAAGGTACTAACCTAGTAGCATATGGTCAACCAGGCTCGATGGCTGTTTTGGCAATTTCTGAAAAAGGTGGTTTGTTTGCCGCTCCCGACTTCTACATGAAGAAGTTAGCAGCTCCTCCTGCTGCTAGGGGGAAAGTGGACATTAACAAATCTGCAACAGAAAACCTCAAGATTCTCGCCGAGTGTTTAGATCGCTCTATCGAAGAACTTGTTGTAGTGGTAATGAAGCGTGAGCGTCACAACGATTTGATTAAAGAAATCCGGGAAGCAGGAGCTAGAGTTCAACTCATTTCGGATGGTGATGTCGGTGCCGCTCTATCCTGTGGTTTTGCTGGTACCAATATTCATGCCTTAATGGGAATTGGTGCTGCTCCAGAAGGTGTAATTTCTGCTGCGGCAATGCGTGCTTTGGGCGGACACTTCCAAGGACAGCTGATTTACGATCCGGCGATCGTGAAGACAGGTTTGATTGGCGAAAGCAAAGAAGCCAACCTTGATCGGCTAAAGTCAATGGGTATTAACGATCCTGATAAAGTCTACGATGCTCATGAGTTGGCGTCTGGTGAAACTGTTTTGTTTGCTGCTTGCGGCATCACCACTGGTAACCTCATCCAAGGTGTGCGCTTCTTCCACGGAGGAGCACGAACTCAAAGTCTGGTAATTTCTAACCAGTCCAAAACTGCTCGATTTGTCGATACAATCCATATGTTCGACGAACCAAAATCACTGCAACTGCATTAA
- a CDS encoding glutamyl-tRNA reductase has translation MNIAVVGLSHRTAPVEVREKLSIPEPQTESAIAQLLSYPHLKEVAILSTCNRLEIYIVTEESEQGVREVSQFLSEHSKLPTQLLRQHLFVLLHQDAVMHLMRVAAGLDSLVLGEGQILAQVKNTHKLGQQYNGIKTILNRLFKQAITSGKRVRTETSIGTGAVSISSAAVELAHMKVENLAACRVAILGAGKMSRLLVQHLISKGAAKICILNRSVGRAQELAQQFPEHNIQICLLSEMLTVISECDLVFTSTAATDPILDRAKLELVLEPNRGLMLIDISVPRNVHVDVNELANVQAFNVDDLKAVVAQNHESRRKMAQEAEGILEQEVEAFDVWWRSLETVSTISCLRNKIETIREQELEKALSRLGSEFGDKHQEVIEALTRGIVNKILHDPMVQLRAQQDVEARRRCMQALQMLFNLDAGEQFS, from the coding sequence ATGAATATAGCAGTGGTGGGGTTAAGCCATAGAACAGCCCCAGTAGAAGTCCGGGAAAAACTGAGCATTCCAGAACCACAGACCGAAAGCGCGATCGCACAGTTGCTTAGTTATCCTCATCTTAAAGAAGTTGCCATCCTCAGTACTTGTAACCGTCTAGAAATTTACATTGTGACAGAGGAATCTGAACAAGGCGTTCGAGAAGTAAGCCAGTTTCTCTCAGAACACAGTAAATTACCTACGCAGTTGCTCCGGCAACACTTGTTTGTATTATTACATCAAGATGCAGTCATGCATTTAATGCGAGTAGCTGCTGGTTTAGATAGCTTGGTACTCGGAGAAGGCCAAATTCTTGCCCAGGTAAAAAATACTCACAAACTGGGACAACAATATAACGGTATAAAAACAATTTTGAATCGATTATTCAAACAAGCAATAACATCTGGCAAGCGAGTACGTACCGAAACCAGTATTGGTACTGGTGCAGTCTCTATCAGTTCTGCGGCTGTAGAATTGGCACATATGAAGGTAGAAAACTTGGCGGCTTGCCGAGTGGCAATTCTAGGTGCTGGTAAGATGTCGCGGTTGTTGGTACAACACCTTATTTCTAAGGGTGCTGCCAAAATTTGTATTCTAAATCGCTCTGTGGGACGGGCGCAGGAGTTGGCTCAACAGTTCCCTGAACACAATATCCAAATTTGTTTGCTTTCGGAAATGCTGACAGTTATTTCCGAATGCGATTTAGTATTTACCAGTACAGCCGCGACTGATCCAATTCTTGATCGCGCCAAACTAGAACTGGTTTTGGAACCTAATCGCGGTTTGATGTTAATTGATATTTCTGTACCTCGCAATGTCCATGTTGATGTCAACGAATTGGCAAACGTGCAAGCGTTCAATGTCGATGATTTAAAGGCTGTGGTGGCGCAAAATCACGAAAGCCGCCGCAAGATGGCACAAGAAGCAGAAGGGATTTTAGAACAGGAAGTAGAAGCTTTTGATGTTTGGTGGCGATCGCTAGAAACTGTCTCCACTATCAGTTGTCTGCGAAACAAAATTGAAACCATTCGAGAACAAGAATTAGAGAAAGCTTTATCAAGATTAGGTTCTGAATTTGGTGATAAACATCAAGAAGTGATTGAAGCTTTAACAAGAGGAATAGTTAACAAAATTTTACATGACCCAATGGTGCAATTGCGAGCGCAGCAAGATGTAGAGGCAAGACGTCGCTGTATGCAAGCTCTGCAAATGTTATTTAACCTAGATGCAGGTGAGCAGTTTAGTTGA
- a CDS encoding UPF0182 family protein: MKQISRLVLLLLGLWLVFELASRLAAEIFWFDEVGYLQEFLLRLVTQLGTWTIAFLFSVSFLLGNLAIANQLKHPQVYRVQGTSYRVDVSSNISNSPLKLRFLMPVVVVLSAGAGLILIYYAQQALNFWYPNIKLPTTSWQLSSQFQLFSQLLQLQAIPIPLVQLGLLVVLTIAILIYHQFLLGAIALLISLLLGFLLSGRWIVILQYFRSTSFQDKDPLFHRDISFYIFSLPIWELLNFWLLGIFLYAVVSVGLIYLRSANSLSEGWFPGFTMPQRLHLNGLASLLMLTLALHYWLQRYRLLYSTDGVNYGASYTEVHAQLPIYTALSFLAVVIAIYLLWRIFVLSGSRQSRLKPIPFPRQLVYLLVFYLLLAGVSGKILPTIVQRLIVQPNELTRERPYISRTIALTRQAFNLNAIDAETFDPRGRLTAADLEENDQTIRNIRLWDTRPLLETNRQLQQIRPYYKFPDADIDRYTLLRDLTTQTTEYQQTIIAARELDYGDVPEQAQTWINQHLVYTHGYGFTLSPVNLVAPGGLPYYYVKDIGVDGTDKQGSLQITSKEIRASIPIGQPRIYYGEISDTYVMTGTRTQELDYPSGNENIYNVYDGQGGISISATWRRWLFAQYLKDWQMLLTRSFTPQTKLLFRRNIRQRIQAIAPFLRFDGDAYLVAADGGGETIEGEPTYLYWIIDAYTTSDHYPYSDPGNNRFNYIRNSVKVVVDAYNGTVDFYVADPSDPIIATLGKVFPKMLKPLSAMPLPLRSHIRYPLDFFSIQSERLLAYHMRDPQVFYNREDLWEIPTEIYGSEQRQIEPYYLIMKLPQAQTEEFILLMPFKPVQRANLIAWLAARSDGENYGRLLLYEFPKQQLVYGTQQIEALINQDPVISQQISLWNREGSRAIQGNLLVIPIEQSLLYVEPLYLEAEQNSLPTFVRVIVAYENRIVMAETLEQALAAIFQPQQPTSPAIIRPLQEN; encoded by the coding sequence ATGAAACAGATTTCTCGATTAGTTTTGCTGCTGTTAGGTTTGTGGTTAGTTTTTGAATTAGCCTCACGTCTGGCAGCAGAAATTTTTTGGTTTGATGAAGTTGGATATTTACAAGAATTTTTATTACGCTTGGTGACGCAACTTGGGACATGGACGATCGCCTTTTTGTTTTCCGTTAGTTTTTTACTAGGCAATTTAGCGATCGCCAATCAACTCAAGCATCCCCAAGTTTATAGGGTTCAGGGTACAAGCTATAGGGTAGATGTTAGCAGCAATATTTCAAATTCTCCCTTAAAACTGCGCTTTCTGATGCCAGTAGTGGTGGTGTTGAGTGCGGGAGCAGGGTTAATTCTGATTTACTATGCCCAGCAAGCCCTAAATTTTTGGTATCCAAATATCAAACTTCCTACTACCTCTTGGCAGTTGTCATCCCAGTTCCAGCTATTTTCCCAACTGTTGCAATTACAAGCAATACCTATTCCTCTGGTGCAGCTGGGTTTACTAGTAGTTTTGACAATCGCAATTTTAATTTATCATCAGTTTCTCTTGGGGGCGATCGCTTTACTCATCAGCTTGCTGTTGGGTTTTTTGCTGTCAGGACGGTGGATAGTAATTTTACAATATTTCCGTAGCACTAGTTTTCAAGACAAAGATCCGCTTTTCCATCGGGATATTAGCTTTTACATATTTTCTCTGCCGATTTGGGAACTATTAAATTTTTGGTTATTAGGAATATTTTTATACGCTGTTGTTTCCGTAGGATTAATTTATTTACGCTCCGCCAATAGTTTGAGTGAGGGATGGTTTCCAGGATTTACTATGCCGCAGCGTCTTCACTTAAACGGTTTAGCAAGCTTGCTGATGCTAACACTAGCTCTGCATTATTGGTTGCAGCGCTATCGACTTTTGTATTCTACCGATGGCGTTAACTACGGTGCTAGCTACACAGAGGTTCACGCACAGTTGCCAATTTATACTGCCTTAAGCTTTTTGGCAGTAGTGATCGCTATTTACCTGCTATGGCGAATATTTGTTTTGTCCGGTTCCAGACAATCAAGATTAAAACCTATTCCCTTTCCGCGCCAATTGGTTTACTTGCTGGTATTTTACCTTTTGTTGGCAGGAGTTTCTGGCAAAATTTTGCCTACTATAGTACAACGTCTGATTGTCCAACCCAATGAATTAACACGAGAAAGACCGTATATTTCCCGCACTATTGCTCTTACCCGGCAGGCATTTAATTTAAACGCCATTGATGCGGAAACCTTCGATCCGCGAGGTAGATTGACAGCTGCCGATTTAGAAGAAAATGATCAGACAATTCGCAATATCCGCTTGTGGGATACTCGTCCTCTTTTGGAAACCAACCGCCAACTCCAACAAATTCGACCTTACTACAAGTTTCCCGATGCTGACATTGACCGCTACACACTCTTGCGAGACTTGACAACTCAAACAACAGAATATCAACAAACTATTATTGCTGCACGAGAACTAGACTATGGTGATGTTCCCGAACAAGCGCAGACATGGATTAATCAACATCTAGTTTATACGCATGGTTACGGGTTTACACTTAGCCCTGTCAATTTAGTTGCCCCTGGTGGATTACCTTATTATTACGTTAAAGATATTGGGGTAGATGGTACAGACAAGCAGGGTTCGTTGCAGATTACAAGCAAGGAAATTCGTGCCAGCATTCCTATCGGTCAACCGCGAATTTATTATGGGGAAATTAGCGATACTTATGTCATGACTGGGACAAGAACGCAAGAGTTAGATTATCCCAGTGGTAATGAGAATATCTATAACGTCTATGACGGACAGGGGGGAATTTCTATAAGTGCTACATGGCGGCGTTGGTTGTTTGCTCAGTATCTCAAAGATTGGCAAATGCTGCTGACGCGTAGCTTTACTCCCCAAACAAAGTTGTTATTTCGTCGTAATATCCGCCAAAGAATTCAGGCGATCGCTCCTTTTTTGCGTTTCGATGGCGATGCATACTTAGTTGCTGCTGACGGGGGAGGCGAAACTATAGAAGGTGAGCCAACTTATCTTTACTGGATTATTGACGCTTACACCACAAGCGATCACTATCCTTATTCCGATCCTGGTAACAATCGATTTAATTACATCCGCAACTCTGTCAAAGTAGTTGTCGATGCCTATAATGGCACAGTCGATTTTTATGTTGCCGATCCAAGCGATCCTATTATTGCAACTCTGGGGAAAGTTTTTCCGAAAATGCTAAAACCACTCTCAGCAATGCCACTTCCCCTGCGCAGCCACATCCGCTATCCATTGGATTTCTTTAGTATTCAATCAGAACGACTGCTGGCGTATCACATGAGAGATCCACAGGTATTTTACAATCGAGAAGACTTGTGGGAGATACCGACAGAAATTTATGGCAGCGAACAGCGTCAAATAGAACCCTACTACCTGATCATGAAGTTGCCACAAGCACAAACAGAAGAGTTTATTCTCCTGATGCCCTTTAAGCCTGTACAACGTGCAAATTTGATTGCTTGGCTTGCAGCACGTTCTGATGGAGAAAATTATGGCAGGTTATTGCTATACGAATTCCCGAAACAGCAATTAGTCTATGGTACTCAGCAAATCGAAGCTTTAATTAACCAAGATCCGGTGATTTCTCAGCAAATTTCTCTGTGGAATCGCGAGGGTTCGCGAGCAATTCAAGGTAATCTTTTGGTGATACCAATTGAACAATCGCTGCTTTACGTCGAACCTTTATATCTGGAAGCAGAACAAAATAGCTTGCCAACTTTTGTGAGGGTGATTGTTGCTTACGAAAATCGAATAGTGATGGCAGAAACTTTAGAGCAAGCATTAGCTGCAATATTTCAGCCCCAGCAACCTACTTCTCCAGCCATCATTCGCCCCCTACAGGAAAATTAA
- a CDS encoding chemotaxis protein CheB has product MRHRVISHFPNVAYNVVAIAASKGGLKAISKILSALPADFPAAIVVVLHSSPQYPSYLAEILSRRTALRVKQVEEGELLRPGTVYTLVPNKHLLVNLDGTVSLSDAPKVNFVRPAADKLFMSVAATFQSRAIAVVLTGRDSDGTLGILAIKKYGGTAIAQDEASCECFSMPKSAIDTGKVDLVLPLDAIASTLVNLVMTEKIEQFIGALASMNC; this is encoded by the coding sequence ATGAGACACAGGGTTATTTCTCACTTTCCTAATGTTGCTTACAACGTAGTAGCGATAGCAGCTTCTAAAGGTGGGCTAAAAGCCATTAGCAAAATTTTGTCTGCATTGCCAGCTGATTTTCCGGCAGCGATAGTTGTTGTACTGCATTCATCTCCTCAGTACCCCAGCTATTTGGCAGAAATCCTCAGCCGCCGCACGGCTTTACGGGTAAAGCAGGTAGAGGAAGGAGAGCTTTTACGACCAGGAACAGTCTACACCCTTGTTCCAAACAAGCACCTGCTGGTTAACCTAGATGGCACTGTATCTCTCTCAGATGCACCAAAAGTGAACTTCGTCCGTCCGGCAGCTGATAAACTGTTCATGTCAGTGGCGGCTACTTTTCAAAGTCGAGCGATCGCAGTTGTTCTGACTGGTAGAGACAGTGATGGCACTTTGGGGATACTAGCCATTAAAAAGTATGGCGGTACGGCGATCGCTCAAGATGAGGCTAGTTGTGAGTGTTTCAGTATGCCCAAATCTGCGATTGATACAGGAAAAGTCGATTTGGTTCTTCCTCTAGATGCGATCGCCTCTACCTTGGTAAACCTAGTTATGACAGAAAAAATCGAGCAATTCATTGGAGCGTTAGCTTCGATGAATTGCTAA